A DNA window from Methanobacterium sp. contains the following coding sequences:
- a CDS encoding DUF523 and DUF1722 domain-containing protein, whose protein sequence is MRKFIKPKVIVSKCIGFEACRYNGLIIKSDFVEKLKEYVDFYPVCPEVEIGLGIPRDPIRIIELGGELRLYQPATGLDITDKMKKFTQNFLDEIDDIAGFILKNRSPSCGIKAVKVYHGFKNSRTKSRAGFFGNAILERFPYLAVEDEGRLRNLKIRENFLTKLYILADLRKVKKSRSLNELIKFHSHNKMLLMAYNQENTRKLGRIIGNADKNTFEDLISKYQTVFYDIILESPQNTTNINVLMHALGYFSKELTHDEKAFFLDSVEKYRNGIFPLFVCLNILKSWIIRFNNEYLMDQTFFEPYPEELIPITVV, encoded by the coding sequence TTGAGAAAATTTATAAAACCTAAAGTAATTGTAAGTAAATGCATAGGCTTTGAAGCCTGTAGATACAATGGACTTATAATTAAAAGCGATTTTGTTGAAAAACTTAAAGAATATGTTGATTTTTATCCAGTGTGTCCCGAAGTTGAAATAGGCCTTGGAATACCAAGAGACCCAATAAGAATTATTGAGCTTGGAGGGGAATTAAGGCTTTATCAGCCAGCAACTGGACTCGATATAACAGATAAAATGAAAAAATTTACCCAGAATTTTCTGGACGAAATAGATGATATTGCTGGTTTTATTTTAAAGAATAGATCTCCTTCATGCGGCATTAAAGCAGTTAAAGTATATCACGGTTTTAAAAATTCAAGAACAAAAAGTAGAGCTGGGTTTTTTGGTAATGCAATTTTAGAAAGGTTTCCATATCTTGCCGTTGAAGATGAAGGCCGTCTTAGAAATCTTAAAATAAGAGAAAACTTCTTAACCAAGTTATACATATTAGCTGATTTGCGAAAAGTAAAAAAATCCAGAAGCCTTAATGAGCTTATTAAATTCCATTCACATAATAAGATGCTTTTAATGGCGTATAATCAGGAAAATACGAGAAAATTAGGAAGAATAATTGGAAATGCTGATAAAAACACATTTGAGGATTTAATTTCAAAATATCAAACTGTCTTTTATGATATTATTCTAGAATCTCCACAAAATACAACTAATATTAATGTTCTAATGCATGCTTTGGGTTACTTTAGTAAAGAACTAACACATGATGAAAAAGCTTTCTTCTTAGATTCTGTAGAAAAATATAGAAACGGTATTTTTCCGTTATTTGTATGTCTAAATATTTTAAAATCTTGGATAATCCGATTTAATAATGAATATTTAATGGACCAAACATTCTTTGAGCCTTATCCCGAAGAATTAATCCCCATTACAGTAGTATAA
- a CDS encoding FUSC family protein: MEKIGLIGKFKILARPTGSPKWGHAVRAIILMILAGLIAHFLGFDKGIGVIMFVTLLASIIIDISLPIRKVAILAILGLFMTVLAFLSAYLALSSLEIFIFFTVVWAFFTTSLYIFGAAEGSLGFTFFLIYFVAVLMVNTGSTPVEWCIYSVLPYLVVSILFIPKIWLEKKRIREMVTVGFNPQSSIQSVFLTLKVLSGVSLKSNYYDIFKLGSYLKGLRAYSDLIASRLPSKSKECFNNFLEAADKSSLKVSNNFKGNGDMVDLKEMDNALLEVESCFLENNNVVFELSRGINDILDKSNNLLSGTSKKDVKKIETSKISFKEVLEANFNINNIYIRHTIRFTIAMTIALILVYFNHERSVIWVTMGILIILKPDITSTVNNLISRVGVNLFAIIIAIILSFIFPHYVLIFLAFIMLFFFRAFFPGYMALSIMAITVFIVLVWPTGTVFENAIARLVDISIGGIIAFIFAYVILPSRVTVNLPDQLIKTIKANINCANQVLAISKNYDSNIVKCFKKYIGEDNNLEAGIKKLEDTFEDINDDLELYNGLMILNRKVAADLTAASAILSKDPEKLQQDNDIHVKLKGILHKFEVSLNGDINQLKLNPDVLKMDHSYDLQNSELEQLLNWIAADIQLIIKGMEIAVETGALSRYTKLN, encoded by the coding sequence ATGGAAAAAATAGGTTTAATAGGTAAATTTAAAATACTTGCAAGACCTACTGGAAGTCCTAAGTGGGGGCATGCTGTTAGGGCTATTATTTTAATGATTTTGGCAGGTTTAATAGCTCATTTTTTGGGCTTTGATAAAGGAATTGGGGTTATAATGTTTGTAACTCTTTTAGCCAGTATAATAATTGATATTTCTCTTCCTATTCGTAAAGTAGCTATTTTAGCAATTTTAGGCCTTTTTATGACAGTTTTAGCTTTTTTAAGTGCTTATTTGGCCTTATCGAGTCTTGAAATATTTATTTTCTTTACAGTTGTATGGGCATTTTTCACCACGTCTCTCTATATTTTTGGGGCTGCCGAAGGTTCTTTAGGATTTACATTCTTTTTAATTTATTTTGTAGCAGTTTTAATGGTTAATACAGGCTCAACTCCAGTAGAATGGTGTATTTACAGTGTATTACCTTACTTGGTAGTTTCTATATTATTTATTCCTAAAATATGGCTCGAAAAGAAAAGAATAAGAGAGATGGTGACTGTTGGATTTAATCCCCAGTCCTCAATTCAAAGTGTTTTCCTTACACTAAAGGTCCTCTCTGGAGTTTCCTTAAAATCTAATTATTATGATATTTTTAAGCTCGGAAGCTATTTGAAGGGTCTAAGGGCGTACAGTGATTTAATCGCTTCAAGATTACCTTCAAAATCTAAGGAATGCTTTAATAACTTTTTAGAGGCTGCAGATAAGTCATCGTTAAAGGTTTCAAATAATTTTAAAGGTAACGGTGACATGGTGGATCTAAAGGAAATGGATAATGCCCTTTTGGAGGTTGAATCCTGCTTTTTGGAAAATAATAATGTGGTTTTTGAACTTTCTCGGGGTATAAATGATATATTGGATAAAAGCAATAATTTACTTTCTGGAACTTCAAAAAAAGATGTAAAAAAAATAGAAACTTCTAAAATATCTTTTAAGGAAGTTTTGGAGGCTAACTTCAATATAAATAACATTTATATCCGTCATACTATTCGTTTTACCATTGCAATGACAATTGCGCTTATTTTAGTTTATTTTAATCATGAAAGGAGTGTAATATGGGTTACAATGGGGATTTTAATTATTTTAAAGCCGGATATTACCAGCACAGTTAATAACTTAATTTCAAGGGTAGGAGTCAATTTGTTTGCTATAATTATAGCCATAATCCTTTCATTCATATTCCCCCATTATGTTTTGATCTTTCTGGCTTTTATAATGCTTTTTTTCTTTAGGGCATTTTTCCCAGGCTACATGGCGCTTTCTATAATGGCCATTACAGTTTTCATTGTTCTGGTGTGGCCCACAGGAACTGTATTTGAAAATGCAATTGCAAGACTTGTAGACATTTCTATAGGAGGAATTATAGCTTTTATATTTGCATATGTGATTTTACCAAGCAGAGTCACAGTTAATCTTCCTGATCAGTTGATTAAAACTATTAAAGCCAATATAAACTGTGCTAATCAGGTTTTAGCTATTTCAAAAAATTATGATTCTAATATAGTAAAATGCTTTAAAAAGTATATTGGAGAAGACAATAATCTTGAGGCAGGAATAAAGAAATTGGAAGATACTTTTGAGGATATAAATGATGATCTTGAGCTGTATAATGGGCTGATGATTTTAAATAGAAAAGTAGCTGCTGATTTAACAGCTGCATCTGCAATACTTTCTAAGGATCCTGAAAAATTGCAGCAGGATAATGATATACATGTCAAACTTAAGGGTATACTTCATAAATTTGAAGTTTCATTAAATGGGGATATTAATCAATTAAAGCTGAATCCAGATGTTCTTAAAATGGATCATTCCTATGATCTTCAAAATAGTGAATTGGAACAGCTTTTAAACTGGATAGCAGCGGATATTCAACTGATTATTAAAGGTATGGAAATAGCTGTTGAAACAGGAGCGCTGTCACGGTATACCAAGTTAAATTAA
- the xerA gene encoding site-specific tyrosine recombinase/integron integrase, which produces MDKSILEEYDFPEMIEDYLIELEIRNYSRNTIKTYKSIVINFYNFLLAEKNLTDERRVLRAFKKYITHLKRDKNVSQNYIYLVTVVVKKFFEFGGIHILNEIKTPKRTKSLPKHLNEQEVKNLIHAFDKAENLSKHAQLRNLRNKVILALLYSSGLRVSELVYLHTDNVDLRERTIRIRGKGEKDRIVLFDDATKLLIEEYIEKKDDDTPFLFVNRSGNHLTPRYIQMMIKDQAKAAGIKKKVTPHILRHSFATHLLKNGVDIRAIQQLLGHANLSTTQIYTSVDMHTLKNAYDKAKSVYEN; this is translated from the coding sequence ATGGATAAATCTATTTTAGAAGAATATGATTTTCCCGAAATGATAGAAGATTATCTCATTGAGCTTGAGATAAGAAACTACTCGAGAAATACCATTAAAACATATAAATCAATAGTTATTAATTTTTATAATTTTTTACTTGCAGAAAAAAACCTCACTGATGAAAGACGAGTTTTAAGGGCATTTAAAAAGTATATAACCCACTTGAAACGTGACAAAAACGTTTCACAGAACTACATATACCTTGTAACAGTTGTGGTGAAAAAGTTCTTTGAATTCGGCGGTATCCACATTTTAAATGAAATTAAAACACCTAAACGAACTAAATCACTCCCTAAACATCTAAATGAGCAGGAAGTGAAAAACCTGATACACGCCTTTGATAAAGCAGAAAACTTATCCAAGCATGCCCAACTTAGAAATCTCAGAAATAAAGTTATTTTAGCTTTACTTTATTCATCAGGTCTTAGGGTTTCAGAACTGGTATATCTCCATACTGATAATGTTGATCTAAGAGAAAGGACAATAAGAATTCGTGGAAAAGGAGAGAAGGACAGGATTGTGCTTTTTGACGATGCAACAAAATTATTAATCGAAGAATATATTGAAAAAAAAGATGATGACACCCCATTTCTCTTTGTAAACAGGTCTGGAAATCATTTAACTCCAAGATATATTCAGATGATGATTAAAGACCAGGCTAAAGCTGCAGGGATTAAGAAAAAGGTAACTCCCCACATTTTAAGGCACTCTTTTGCAACCCACCTTTTAAAGAACGGTGTCGATATCAGGGCTATTCAACAGCTTTTAGGACACGCCAACCTGAGTACTACCCAGATTTACACCAGCGTAGATATGCACACACTCAAAAATGCTTATGATAAGGCTAAGTCTGTTTATGAGAATTAA
- a CDS encoding DUF1284 domain-containing protein, with translation MKIRAHHLLCMQGFQGYGYSEDFSKNMAGVIEILQNFPKYKIEIVTEADAICTCCPYNIKGKCQESQESLEHKVFGGPKSKILTANNQIIAMDLKVLKKLDISPGSIFEAEEIFKITNEKLKTYFDLKDICGDCRWSEKCLWYLKKCEVSTELISK, from the coding sequence ATGAAAATTCGAGCACACCACCTTTTATGCATGCAGGGATTCCAGGGATACGGATACAGCGAAGATTTCAGCAAAAATATGGCTGGAGTAATTGAAATCCTGCAAAATTTTCCCAAATACAAAATAGAAATAGTTACAGAGGCTGATGCAATCTGTACCTGCTGTCCATACAATATAAAGGGGAAATGTCAAGAAAGTCAGGAATCCCTCGAACACAAAGTGTTCGGGGGCCCAAAATCAAAGATTTTGACGGCCAATAACCAAATCATAGCAATGGACCTAAAAGTACTTAAAAAACTAGATATATCCCCAGGATCTATTTTTGAAGCAGAAGAAATATTTAAAATTACAAATGAAAAACTAAAAACATATTTTGACTTGAAAGATATATGTGGAGACTGCAGATGGAGTGAAAAATGTCTCTGGTATCTAAAGAAATGTGAAGTTAGTACAGAGTTAATCAGCAAATAA
- a CDS encoding MFS transporter yields MNNESVPVEDRNNLRSHALKFIILLGIVSLLADMTYEGARSITGQYLAILGANAVVVGFVAGFGEFIGYALRLVSGYLSDKTRKYWAITITGYFINLLAVPLLALAGSWEIAAVLLIAERMGKAFRTPARDVMLSHACSEVGQGWGFGLHEAMDQIGAIMGPLIVAFVLFFNGSYQTSFAILLIPAVLALSVLAVSRFLYPNPHELEIKTPKLETKGFKHVYWIYMAAVALIALGFVDFPLIAFHFKNSLIVSDSLTPVFYAIAMGVDALAALVFGRLFDKIGLSIMIVVAVLSAFFAPLVFLGGFYSALVGIALWGIGLGAQESIMRASIAGMSPVQRRGTAYGVFNTIFGIFWFIGSLTMGILYDISIPYLVIFSMVAQLASVPLFMLIIKSR; encoded by the coding sequence ATGAATAATGAGTCAGTACCAGTTGAAGACAGAAACAATTTAAGAAGCCATGCTTTAAAATTCATTATTTTACTAGGCATAGTGAGCCTTCTTGCAGATATGACATATGAAGGTGCTCGAAGTATAACTGGCCAGTATCTTGCGATCCTAGGGGCAAATGCAGTTGTAGTTGGGTTTGTTGCGGGTTTTGGAGAATTTATTGGTTACGCCCTGCGTCTTGTTTCTGGATATCTAAGCGATAAGACCCGTAAATACTGGGCAATAACAATCACAGGATACTTTATAAATTTACTGGCCGTGCCTCTCCTTGCACTTGCAGGGAGTTGGGAAATTGCCGCTGTTCTTTTAATTGCAGAGAGAATGGGAAAAGCTTTTCGTACACCTGCCCGTGATGTAATGCTTTCACATGCATGTTCAGAAGTTGGGCAGGGATGGGGATTTGGTTTACATGAAGCAATGGACCAGATAGGAGCCATAATGGGTCCGCTTATAGTTGCATTTGTTTTATTTTTTAATGGCAGTTACCAGACCAGCTTTGCTATTCTTTTGATACCTGCAGTTTTAGCTTTAAGTGTGCTAGCAGTATCACGTTTTCTTTATCCAAATCCTCATGAACTGGAAATTAAAACTCCAAAACTTGAAACTAAAGGATTTAAACATGTTTACTGGATATACATGGCTGCTGTAGCCTTAATTGCATTAGGTTTTGTTGATTTTCCACTTATAGCATTCCATTTCAAAAACTCGCTTATTGTATCTGACAGTTTAACTCCAGTATTTTATGCCATTGCCATGGGGGTAGATGCCCTTGCTGCACTTGTCTTCGGCCGCTTATTTGATAAGATAGGTCTTTCCATTATGATAGTTGTCGCTGTTCTTTCCGCTTTCTTTGCACCCCTAGTGTTTTTAGGAGGTTTCTATTCGGCGCTGGTAGGAATAGCTTTGTGGGGTATAGGTCTCGGGGCGCAAGAATCTATAATGAGAGCTTCAATTGCAGGAATGTCGCCCGTTCAAAGGCGCGGAACTGCTTATGGAGTGTTTAATACAATTTTTGGAATTTTCTGGTTTATAGGCAGTTTGACAATGGGAATTTTATATGATATATCCATCCCATATCTAGTTATCTTTTCCATGGTGGCCCAACTCGCCTCAGTTCCTCTGTTCATGCTAATAATAAAATCCAGATAA
- a CDS encoding TspO/MBR family protein, whose amino-acid sequence MESLKKSEILKLVVSILIPLIAGFIGSIATMSSIPTWFTALAKPAWTPPNWAFAPIWTTLFILMGIALFLVWRQGLWRRDVKIAVIIFAVQLVLNVLWSVIFFGLQSLLGGLIEIVFLWIAILATIITFYRISKPAGILLLPYIIWVTIASYLTYTVYLLNI is encoded by the coding sequence ATGGAAAGCCTTAAAAAATCAGAAATTTTAAAACTGGTAGTATCCATACTAATTCCTTTAATTGCAGGTTTTATAGGTTCCATCGCCACCATGTCTTCCATACCAACATGGTTTACTGCCCTTGCAAAACCCGCGTGGACACCACCTAACTGGGCGTTTGCACCGATATGGACAACTCTTTTTATATTGATGGGTATTGCACTTTTCCTGGTGTGGCGCCAAGGCCTTTGGAGAAGAGATGTTAAAATAGCAGTCATTATTTTTGCAGTACAGCTTGTTTTAAACGTGTTGTGGTCAGTTATATTCTTTGGACTGCAGTCTCTGCTTGGAGGATTAATTGAAATAGTTTTTTTATGGATAGCCATACTCGCAACAATAATCACATTTTACAGAATATCTAAACCGGCAGGAATACTCCTTTTGCCATACATAATATGGGTAACTATTGCTTCTTACTTGACTTATACAGTGTACCTTTTAAATATCTAA
- a CDS encoding histidine kinase dimerization/phosphoacceptor domain -containing protein produces the protein MCFMLAYLLFLEFGYRQAETYYMANLWYIGSFIWIISASLILHVVLVVTDRLNSENKVKILSLIYVPSIIVSIYFIISNLTSVNMVREYWGWTYSVQLNPLLFGLSDLWLTALIVTSLVLAYLHYRKSDTEERKLAKYIILGLSFTMAIGIATDIMSSFSIKIPETFYTAAVLGIALLCYGIVRYRIPQLTPAMAADEIVSAMSNFSVLIDNKNRIKNVNSIGLKLLGYRQSEIYGKDMKMIFSEDLSAFKVYKATESCISNFETIMRAKDGKAIPVLMSIAPINYSSHKLGILCVGSDITKIRQKELHKNLLTQQIIERQETLLELSQKDLSNMPEGLQKITEASFKTLNVDQVSIWLFDFDKTKIICQDCYNGKSHKQGLILEAAKCPRYFEAMKKFHNITAANAQGYYYTSELNESYFKPNGICSLLDVPIWLEGELLGVLCHETFKTRHWKFEEQDFVSSLANLISLGLEASRRKKAEEDLKASLKEKEILMKEIHHRAKNNLTIISSLLNLQSRHINDKEALGVFRESQNRARSMALIHEKLYRSDDLRKIDFGEYIRSLTIELFNSYRASQGIELNMDISNIDLDINTAVPLALIVNEIVTNSLKYAFPDKKTGNVSVRFAKNADEMQLIVEDNGIGFPCDLDFRNTNSLGMQLVTSLTDQIKGSIKLERDEGTKFIIDFKEKFYNN, from the coding sequence ATGTGTTTTATGCTTGCATATCTATTGTTCCTTGAATTTGGATACAGGCAGGCAGAAACGTATTATATGGCTAATTTATGGTATATTGGTAGTTTTATATGGATTATATCTGCATCACTTATTTTACATGTAGTTTTAGTTGTCACTGACAGGTTAAACTCTGAAAACAAAGTGAAAATCCTTTCTTTGATATATGTTCCATCAATAATTGTTTCAATTTATTTTATTATATCCAACTTAACATCTGTGAATATGGTACGAGAATACTGGGGCTGGACATATTCTGTACAGCTTAACCCTTTACTTTTTGGTTTAAGTGATCTGTGGTTAACAGCCCTTATAGTTACATCATTAGTTTTAGCTTATTTGCACTATAGAAAATCCGATACTGAAGAAAGAAAGCTGGCTAAATATATTATTTTGGGATTATCTTTCACTATGGCGATAGGTATCGCTACTGATATCATGTCGTCATTCTCTATTAAAATTCCTGAAACATTTTATACGGCAGCTGTTTTAGGTATAGCATTACTATGTTATGGAATTGTGAGGTATAGAATCCCTCAATTAACTCCTGCTATGGCTGCTGATGAAATAGTTTCTGCAATGTCTAATTTTTCAGTGTTAATAGACAATAAAAATAGAATTAAAAATGTTAACAGCATAGGATTAAAATTATTAGGCTATAGGCAATCAGAAATTTATGGAAAAGATATGAAAATGATATTTTCTGAAGATTTAAGCGCTTTTAAAGTTTATAAAGCTACAGAAAGTTGTATTTCTAATTTTGAAACAATTATGAGGGCTAAAGATGGAAAAGCTATACCTGTTCTTATGTCTATAGCTCCTATTAATTACAGTTCTCATAAATTAGGCATATTATGTGTTGGCAGTGATATAACTAAGATTCGGCAGAAAGAATTACATAAAAACCTGTTAACTCAGCAAATAATTGAAAGACAGGAAACTTTACTGGAGTTATCCCAAAAAGATTTGTCTAACATGCCTGAAGGCCTACAAAAAATTACTGAAGCATCTTTTAAAACACTTAATGTTGATCAGGTAAGTATATGGTTATTCGATTTTGATAAAACAAAAATCATTTGTCAGGATTGTTATAATGGTAAAAGCCATAAGCAAGGCTTAATTTTGGAAGCGGCAAAATGTCCTCGCTATTTTGAAGCTATGAAAAAATTTCATAATATAACTGCTGCCAATGCTCAAGGTTATTATTATACTTCTGAATTAAATGAATCTTACTTTAAACCTAACGGCATCTGTTCATTGTTGGATGTTCCTATATGGCTGGAAGGAGAATTATTGGGAGTACTTTGCCATGAAACCTTCAAAACTAGACACTGGAAATTTGAAGAGCAGGATTTTGTATCTTCACTTGCAAATTTAATATCTTTAGGACTGGAAGCTTCTAGACGTAAAAAAGCAGAGGAGGATCTCAAAGCTTCCCTTAAAGAAAAAGAAATTCTCATGAAGGAAATCCATCACCGGGCAAAAAACAATTTAACAATTATATCAAGCCTGTTAAATCTGCAGTCCCGCCATATCAACGATAAAGAAGCATTAGGTGTTTTTAGAGAAAGCCAGAATAGAGCTAGATCTATGGCATTAATCCATGAGAAACTTTACCGGTCAGATGATTTAAGGAAAATCGATTTTGGTGAATATATTAGGAGCTTAACTATAGAACTCTTCAATTCTTATAGAGCATCTCAAGGAATCGAATTAAATATGGATATATCTAATATAGATTTAGATATTAACACGGCAGTTCCTTTAGCTTTAATTGTAAATGAAATTGTAACTAACAGCCTGAAATACGCGTTTCCTGATAAAAAAACAGGTAATGTATCAGTACGCTTTGCTAAAAATGCCGATGAGATGCAGTTAATTGTAGAAGATAATGGTATAGGGTTCCCATGTGACTTGGATTTTAGAAATACAAATTCATTAGGTATGCAGCTTGTAACCAGCTTAACCGATCAAATAAAAGGCAGTATTAAGCTGGAAAGAGATGAAGGAACTAAATTCATCATTGATTTTAAAGAAAAGTTTTACAATAATTGA
- a CDS encoding biotin transporter BioY yields MQTPMVNSYFEKRYNFFKWRHDSSFVNKTVLALIMACITGISAQIIIPLPWTPVPVTGQTFAVLMAGIILGRYWGGISQALYVVIGLIGVPWFAGMSGGFDAILCASGGYLIGFIIMSLFLGHFTDKYIRARSFTSMLGLMFIANFIMLYVPGVIGLSLWMTANGAQPTLWSLLAMGVLPFVIGDIMKIGGAAALTKAITPKEAFGEEVDVKEAANWRIF; encoded by the coding sequence ATGCAAACACCTATGGTTAATAGTTATTTCGAAAAGAGGTACAACTTCTTTAAATGGCGCCATGATTCCTCATTTGTAAATAAAACTGTCTTAGCTTTGATAATGGCATGTATTACAGGGATCTCAGCGCAGATAATAATACCTCTTCCATGGACCCCTGTACCTGTAACAGGACAGACCTTTGCAGTGTTAATGGCTGGAATTATCCTTGGTAGATACTGGGGAGGAATTAGCCAAGCCCTATATGTTGTAATAGGCTTAATTGGAGTCCCATGGTTTGCTGGAATGTCAGGAGGCTTTGATGCAATTTTATGTGCAAGTGGCGGATATCTCATTGGATTTATTATCATGTCCTTATTCCTCGGCCATTTTACTGATAAATACATTAGAGCAAGAAGCTTTACATCTATGCTTGGATTGATGTTTATTGCAAACTTCATCATGTTATATGTTCCCGGAGTAATAGGTTTAAGCCTATGGATGACTGCAAACGGTGCACAACCAACTTTATGGAGTTTACTTGCAATGGGAGTTCTTCCATTCGTTATTGGCGACATAATGAAGATTGGAGGGGCAGCAGCATTAACTAAAGCAATAACACCTAAAGAAGCATTTGGTGAAGAAGTAGACGTTAAAGAAGCAGCAAACTGGAGAATATTCTGA
- a CDS encoding histidine kinase dimerization/phosphoacceptor domain -containing protein produces the protein MACFRDMVGPLIELVVGFCLFYAAKLSGVHGRKVQNFWLIIGIALLCYSIGDVIWAIMELVLHQQLFPSFASIFYFLFYFLFVLGILYLPGEPLSKNKKIKMILDTSVISITAGIIFGIFFLPYINSSYGLNKVSIAYAVVDLVLFLALLRILFNNFKGFYRTPLLLLGMGIFSQIVTDNIYSFQVIQGISVSGGFLNAGWLLAILFMYLAASFEIDLLMGNKKCIEFELWIHKFNFPPYLPLLTVLITFVLVILVNNNKISISGLYIEAAVGIIILLAVFRQGIILNENENLYVAAKKEIESRKRSEEALKLANIYNRSLIEVNLDPLVTIGLDGKITDVNSSTEAVTGYSRHELIGTDFSSYFTEHDKAQEGYKKAFQNGSVRNYPLEIQNKNGKSIPVLYNATTYKDESGRVIGVFAAARDINELKKAENKLKSSLNEKELLLKEVHHRVKNNMQIISSLLSLQSKYINDDLTIQVLKESEVRIKAMALVHESIYLSDNLSSIPFQSYVQRLVMDIIVHYDAQWITPKFNIEDIIFNIETAIPCGLIVTELVTNSIKYAFLKDDGVISVEFTREMDKLKLTVSDNGGGLPEHLLHEKSNSLGLLLVEMLVNQLEGELKIDNRNGTTFTIIFKELEYTERV, from the coding sequence ATGGCATGTTTCAGGGATATGGTAGGCCCTCTGATTGAATTGGTAGTAGGTTTCTGTTTATTTTATGCAGCAAAACTTTCAGGTGTCCATGGGAGAAAAGTACAAAATTTTTGGTTAATTATAGGTATTGCTTTGCTGTGTTATAGTATAGGTGATGTAATATGGGCTATAATGGAATTAGTTCTTCATCAACAACTATTTCCTTCATTTGCGTCTATTTTTTACTTTTTATTTTACTTTTTATTTGTTTTAGGTATACTTTATCTTCCAGGAGAACCCCTTTCCAAAAATAAAAAGATCAAAATGATATTAGATACATCTGTAATATCTATAACTGCTGGCATTATTTTTGGAATCTTTTTTTTACCTTACATTAATTCAAGTTATGGTTTGAACAAGGTGAGTATAGCTTATGCTGTAGTAGATCTTGTCCTTTTTTTGGCATTACTGAGAATATTATTCAATAATTTTAAAGGTTTTTATCGCACTCCTCTGCTGCTTTTGGGTATGGGTATCTTTTCTCAAATTGTAACTGATAATATTTACAGTTTTCAAGTTATACAGGGGATATCTGTTTCAGGAGGTTTTTTAAATGCAGGGTGGTTGTTGGCAATATTATTTATGTATTTAGCTGCCTCTTTTGAAATAGATCTTTTAATGGGCAATAAAAAATGCATTGAATTTGAATTGTGGATACATAAGTTTAATTTCCCGCCTTATTTGCCTTTATTAACTGTGTTGATCACATTTGTCCTGGTCATACTGGTGAATAATAATAAAATTTCTATAAGTGGACTGTATATTGAAGCTGCTGTTGGAATTATCATACTTTTGGCAGTCTTCCGACAGGGCATTATATTGAATGAAAATGAAAATCTTTATGTGGCGGCAAAAAAAGAGATTGAAAGCCGTAAAAGATCTGAAGAAGCGTTAAAATTAGCCAATATTTATAACCGTAGTTTAATTGAAGTGAATTTAGATCCTCTTGTTACAATTGGGCTTGATGGGAAAATTACTGATGTTAATAGTTCTACAGAAGCAGTTACAGGCTATTCACGCCATGAACTTATAGGCACTGATTTTTCAAGTTACTTTACTGAGCATGATAAAGCTCAAGAAGGATATAAAAAAGCTTTTCAGAATGGATCCGTAAGAAATTATCCCCTTGAGATACAGAATAAGAACGGAAAATCTATACCTGTTTTGTATAATGCAACAACCTACAAAGATGAATCTGGTAGGGTTATCGGTGTTTTTGCGGCTGCACGTGATATTAATGAACTTAAAAAAGCTGAAAATAAACTTAAATCCTCTTTAAATGAAAAAGAATTACTGCTTAAGGAAGTCCACCACAGAGTCAAAAATAACATGCAGATTATAAGCTCTTTATTAAGCCTTCAATCTAAATATATTAACGATGATTTGACCATACAGGTTCTTAAAGAAAGTGAAGTGCGCATAAAAGCAATGGCTTTGGTGCATGAATCAATTTATCTTTCTGATAATCTATCAAGTATCCCTTTTCAAAGTTATGTCCAGAGACTTGTAATGGATATTATAGTTCATTATGATGCCCAGTGGATAACTCCCAAATTCAATATTGAAGATATAATTTTTAATATTGAAACAGCTATCCCTTGTGGTTTGATAGTAACTGAACTGGTTACGAATTCCATTAAATATGCATTTTTAAAGGACGATGGAGTAATTAGTGTAGAATTTACTCGAGAAATGGACAAATTAAAATTAACTGTAAGTGATAATGGGGGAGGGTTACCTGAACATTTATTACATGAAAAATCTAACTCTTTAGGTCTTTTACTTGTTGAAATGCTTGTAAATCAGCTGGAAGGTGAATTAAAAATAGATAATAGGAATGGAACAACTTTCACCATCATTTTTAAAGAATTAGAATATACAGAAAGAGTTTAA